In Styela clava chromosome 14, kaStyClav1.hap1.2, whole genome shotgun sequence, the following are encoded in one genomic region:
- the LOC120340896 gene encoding laminin subunit alpha-5-like isoform X6, with protein sequence MLKLAVLLLLTALHLDVGYGQPQLIKEPNVLTPPYFNIATGKKIESTATCGEVEPHVFCKLTGGPNEYGYNGNLYQGQFCDECDMQNPTKSHPIKYAIDGTEKWWQSPPLSQGSEYNKINITIHLGQVFHVAYAIIKFANSPRAGTWVLERSSDHGKTFQPWQYFANSDSDCHNLFGIDAFEEITSDDSVMCTSEYSDVVPLERGEVIVSIINRRPGAKNFSHSPVLQEWSKATDVRLRLLRTKTLLGHLMAVQRQDPTVTRRYFYSIKDISIGGRCVCNGHADTCLPDPDDRYKLKCECRHNTCGDSCEYCCPGFVQKEWKAAVPESANQCERCNCHGHSTECDFDEQVAIRRQSLDLDGNYEGGGVCKNCLHNTAGINCEKCADGFYRPANVDPRHPEGCRPCDCDSAFTVGTCEPVTGRCYCKPKYAGDRCDKCAPGYHMFPECEQFGDNVCPCFYNGTRDGICLPENDICPCKYNFAGKYCSECAAGFYNFPDCTPCTCLGQGAISDICDPYSGQCTCDEGFGGLYCDQCAAGYYKYPLCQTCACYTAFTTSDICDPDTGKCFCTELVTGESCNRCLPGYYDFPQCKECECSSPGSASTMCDQESGKCQCKPNFQGPKCEQCAPEYYNYPNCIPCDCDVQGSQRTTCDVVTGQCTCFRYIGGRRCDQCAPDYFNFPRCEDCKCDPRGIKSVVPGVCLAFTTGQCDCKENVVGKYCNECSPLHYNLTLGCVDCNCFLQGTLDGVAACDTEFGDCWCKPYTCTQRCSQCDDGFFGLEESHYFGCTGCQCDAGGAMTEDCDTVDGQCRCKEGVTGRKCDSVAEGYYYPTLLQHRFEVEDGKTTEDQILRFGFNREHFPAFSMKGYGEFSLVQPKAVLDLTITQNSLYKILMYYVNPHSWVLSSTISFVPKTSTDDDSDAEPLCPNCSEQKFIVDFEPSQSPALMTANSVFVLNRGEWNIIIEGEPGLLIDYIVLLPSEYYEPGILQAKITEPCEPTLTQTGKDCLMYTHIPLTGTPQAAAMAFAEQAQHDSPTTAHPTMVLLDGNKKGDNHHTVSMTLNDVDSAGKYVLVLEYASTGDRMKTVDATVTDLAGNTFSDVKFNIYSCEYLFLCRQVALTPLSDVMVFDISVPNIQVDLSVGAGDVVYVSRVHAIPYEKWTMEYVEPKRKCITKEGPEFDECTAWAYPTSATGHKIEVGGGDSVPPTETTGEVDTVLVGGEDNTIEIDMDLDPGRYVFLLHYFNPNHVSFSPNIIISDGGLTHEGTANVTFCPSGDGCRGVVISNNGAVVIDITNRPQTMTIKVPADKAFWLDYILAIPEESYNADQLDLKPVDHSRKFFDECYGVGTEGLIDSATTPTDFCRKAVFSLTMDFNDGALPCDCSGAGTVGGGDVDCEDYGGQCPCKPNVIGRKCDRCMIGFYGFPDCKPCDCDGALCDEINGNCICPPNTVSPSCDQCLPFTHSFHPLAGCVACDCHSQGVENATDLGCSKDDGQCRCRENVEGLRCDKCKAGFFGFPDCSPCVCDTRGSISETCDPASGQCLCKENVEGQQCDRCKMGTFYLNEQNPLGCTKCFCFGATVECSSTRYPMEEIIDMEGWRLLNLKTDTPEIQSDGNTLTVDIYENGGAKEPARTNLYWAAPKAYLNDQIGSYGGVLHFITTSEQGGRGDSTGTFVSVAGDQPAPLTAPNPTVILEGNGMVVGWINRNKQNGESVFLNLTESNFVHQSTGNPVKREEMMMVLSPLSKLRIHATDDPDAAIVRLSDVSMSTTDYDAELGSGPTIPTVEECRCPKGYTGESCQLCDSGHFRENRGPYLGYCAECHCYGHCETCDEHGELIDKKDCLHNTAGENCEKCKDGYIGDATTGDPDACQPCPCPFPSEDGNFAESCEYDEDGDVVCHCQIGYTGEKCDQCALGYFGNPSVIGGDCKQCNCHGNLDFNLVMEICNPISGECKDCLYNTGGKYCERCADGFFGDAKIAKNCTKCPCNECGTLQCDHTYGFCACKPHVIGISCNRCEPGYYNLDSCIGCQDCSCGIGARNNECDTVTGACECAPNVVGLKCDKCAPGHWDYSSMGCKPCNCRNNGDCNPVNGECKCPPGITGPQCDQCKLERHILPPGGLQCESCDTCTHDLLDTIEPMTEKVASASLKLSKVSVGVAAAKRLEDFADRSEDVEDRISETEQHMNDISDDADKLLNAEINDLNDMIMSEEDEVAAMCNKTEALQESIEKTSGRMLRLDANATDINDEIGGFSTDSKDLLEKIPDMFMEEGSAYELEEDASGDNDEYLQKLYDAEMLLTRMKMRVFKPMKKVADAELAQAEELFGLVNINFTLPSEDLDQRVGNVSQDLGDKLTKMKELRAHLNDAIKTVTEVATLNAANSKALTAGRDAINRITVEFEEINQIIGDAQNVLNGGGIDEPGVLDSDALLEAIDQLQPVYDAYVVGLEGMEELVNMSIEKANMLKNDADMLSQLVEETKNDPRNVRAVEAANRYQNIINVMENAREAADKADLDATEARDDVAEKNLGKAADEANVASGKLLNEVQDILNTKIGDLQNDLNAAKKSSQEMDSLAKDLSKRMEAVKDGATTLDHGDIDAKIQKTKEDAAAASDIADDALRAAQQLQDKIDQAPDPNIPLNQELTDVQDILADLPDQIADMNAQVEELNRRAARIALLPKDLALDEKIGEIRKKIELSRSRADSVKVSMQFKHVPLAAADAKPEYAQVHIPPQSFDLSDNIKIEMYVNISKSPDNSLLYLGDASTASGDYIALETIGGKVHYYYKVGSGVGEIIGTHPAINDETWHRIVIERNGNDASLEVFYPNPIEGRGDLFNSGAITSKVQTGKTDAAEIESSLPRETTPFVVGGLPPMPLPGKIQNNQMTGCIEGVKVNDESVGLWNFVSYNGPKPGQTCAGEGRKSPLSVSTSNRYWRFRGVDSYIRASETQLRQLNSYADTTGISFVSFKFLTKQHDGLLLFVGQSVDQFFALEIRDGKLHLSCNFGWDEPKEGVSTDTYPDVSTIAQAFNVKIGIVNVGRNVKMIALVLNTELSINMTFTDWSPNIQGDVWFGGIHRNDIKQEFSQYVKNINTNYRGCIRDLSFHRRYTFNIYEAYERIGVTPGCDGDDIPPIDAKDEGFISIADNYPNVENMEGLAREPEPTPLAATVVPDIVPPDEGVEEPVVETEEVRPPRTFDIEDARLIYVPDDPDEAVLKSDGKLDDTDTGLMDKNADVSSKEIGNLDDSMINSEKPVANDKPNEKVSIDILKETVVVDPPLEDPKLKIKEENVEIVLEEETGMGDEVIDIKEVDIEMENSKEVVGETLKNENEQVGSNADIESDDTETADEPISVEDDVPGELKAEAYGDPKEEAQNFAEDDVASSSVVPAILIIIGVIVGVVLFAAVVSAVMKGGLFAGGAGSVPANPPPPPMEQAPLNDVQAQRVAQMDW encoded by the exons ATGTTGAAATTGGCGGTGCTCCTACTACTGACCGCCCTACATCTGGACGTGGGCTACGGGCAGCCTCAATTGATAAAAGAACCGAATGTATTGACTCCGCCATATTTTAACATCGCTACAG GAAAGAAAATTGAATCGACTGCGACATGCGGTGAAGTCGAACCCCACGTATTTTGCAAACTAACTGGCGGACCAAACGAATATGGATACAATGGAAATCTATATCAGGGACAGTTCTGTGACGAATGCGACATGCAAAACCCCACTAAATCTCACCCCATCAAATACGCAATCGATGGAACTGAGAAATGGTGGCAGAGTCCTCCGTTGTCACAAGGAAGTGAATACAACAAAATTAACATCACAATTCATCTTGGACAG gtTTTCCACGTCGCATATGCCATCATCAAGTTCGCCAATTCTCCACGTGCCGGTACCTGGGTTTTGGAACGATCGTCTGATCACGGAAAAACTTTCCAACCATGGCAGTATTTTGCTAACAGTGACAGTGATTGCCACAATCTGTTTGGTATCGATGCTTTTGAAGAAATTACTAGCGATGATAGCGTCATGTGTACATCAGAATACTCCGACGTTGTTCCATTGGAACGCGGCGAG gTAATTGTTTCTATCATCAATCGGCGTCCTGGCGCAAAAAATTTCTCGCATTCCCCAGTTCTTCAAGAATGGAGCAAGGCTACTGACGTGAGACTGCGTCTTCTGCGCACCAAAACACTTCTCGGACACTTGATGGCAGTTCAGAGACAAGATCCCACTGTGACTAGAAGA TATTTCTACAGTATCAAAGATATTAGCATTGGTGGAAGATGTGTCTGCAATGGCCACGCTGATACTTGCTTGCCAGATCCCGATGATAGATACAA GCTTAAATGCGAATGCCGACACAACACATGTGGAGATAGCTGCGAGTATTGTTGTCCCGGTTTTGTCCAGAAAGAATGGAAAGCTGCTGTTCCAGAAAGTGCAAATCAATGCGAAC GATGCAATTGCCACGGCCACAGCACTGAATGCGATTTCGACGAGCAAGTCGCGATAAGACGGCAATCTCTTGATTTGGATGGCAATTACGAAGGAGGTGGTGTCTGCAAAAACTGCCTTCATAACACTGCTGGAATCAACTGCGAGAAGTGTGCTGATGGTTTCTACAGACCTGCTAATGTTGACCCAAGACATCCTGAGGGATGCAGAC cTTGTGATTGTGATAGCGCATTCACTGTTGGTACATGCGAACCAGTGACTGGACGATGCTACTGTAAGCCCAAGTACGCAGGAGACAGATGTGATAAATGTGCACCTGGATATCACATGTTCCCAGAATGCGAAC AATTCGGAGATAATG TCTGTCCCTGCTTTTACAATGGTACCAGAGATGGAATCTGCTTGCCAGAGAATGATATTTGTCCATGCAAGTACAATTTTGCTGGAAAATATTGCAGTGAATGTGCCGCTGGATTTTATAACTTCCCAGATTGTACAC cCTGCACTTGTCTTGGTCAAGGAGCAATTAGCGATATTTGCGACCCATACAGCGGACAGTGTACTTGTGATGAGGGATTCGGGGGATTATATTGTGACCAGTGTGCAGCAGGGTACTACAAATATCCGCTTTGTCAAACATGTGCTTGCTACACAGCTTTTACTACCTCAGAT ATTTGTGATCCTGATACTGGAAAGTGTTTCTGTACTGAGTTGGTGACTGGAGAATCATGCAATCGCTGTTTACCTGGTTATTACGACTTCCCACAATGCAAAG AATGTGAATGCTCAAGCCCTGGAAGTGCAAGTACCATGTGTGATCAGGAGAGTGGAAAATGCCAATGCAAACCTAACTTTCAAGGACCTAAATGTGAACAATGTGCGCCAGAATATTACAA cTATCCGAACTGCATCCCATGTGACTGTGACGTACAAGGTTCTCAACGAACGACTTGTGATGTGGTGACTGGCCAATGTACCTGCTTCCGATATATTGGTGGACGTCGTTGTGACCAATGTGCACCCGATTACTTCAACTTCCCTCGATGTGAAGACTGTAAATGTGATCCAAGAGGGATCAAGTCTGTTGTACCAGGCGTCTGTCTTGCTTTCACCACC GGCCAATGCGACTGCAAAGAGAATGTTGTTGGAAAGTATTGTAATGAATGCAGTCCCCTGCATTATAACTTAACACTCGGATGTGTTGATTGTAATTGCTTTCTCCAGGGAACACTCGATGGTGTTGCTGCCTGCGATACAGAG TTTGGTGATTGCTGGTGCAAACCCTATACATGCACTCAAAGATGCTCTCAGTGCGATGATGGATTTTTTGGACTTGAGGAAAGCCATTACTTTGGTTGTACTGGATGTCAGTGTGATGCTGGTGGTGCAATGACAGAGGATTGTGACACAGTAGATGGGCAATGTCGTTGTAAAGAAGGAGTAACAGGCAGAAAATGTGATAG TGTTGCTGAAGGCTACTACTACCCAACTCTACTTCAGCATAGATTTGAGGTTGAAGATGGCAAAACAACTGAAGACCAAATCTTGCGTTTTGGTTTCAATCGAGAACATTTTCCAGCTTTCAGTATGAAAGGTTATGGAGAATTTTCTCTTGTCCAG CCAAAAGCTGTGTTGGATCTGACTATAACACAGAACAGCTTGTATAAAATACTGATGTACTATGTCAACCCTCATTCATGGGTTCTTTCTTCCACTATTTCCTTTGTTCCGAAAACTTCTACTGATGATGACAGTGACGCAGAACCTCTATGCCCCAATT GTTCGGAGCAAAAAtttattgttgattttgaaCCAAGTCAAAGTCCAGCTTTGATGACTGCTAACAGCGTATTTGTTCTTAATCGTGGAGAATGGAACATCATTATTGAAGGCGAACCAg gaCTTCTCATTGACTACATTGTTCTTCTGCCATCTGAATACTATGAACCGGGAATTCTTCAAGCTAAAATCACAGAACCTTGTGAGCCAACACTAACTCAAACAGGAAAAGATTGTCTCATGTACACACACATACCACTCACTGGAACTCCTCAGGCTGCAGCCATGGCCTTCGCTGAGCAAGCACA aCATGATTCTCCTACAACTGCACACCCAACTATGGTTTTACTTGATGGAAACAAAAAAGGTGATAATCACCATACAGTGTCCATGACTTTGAATGATGTAGACAGCGCAGGAAAATACGTCCTTGTTCTTGAATATGCAAGTACTGGAGACAGAATGAAAACTGTCGATGCCACAGTTACAGATTTAGCAGGAAACACATTTTCTGATGTGAAATTCAATATCTACTCGTGCGAGTATCTTTTCCTTTGTCGGCAAGTTGCACTCACACCTTTGAGTGATGTCATG GTCTTTGATATTTCTGTCCCAAATATCCAAGTGGACCTGAGCGTTGGTGCTGGTGATGTTGTTTATGTGAGTCGTGTTCATGcaattccatatgaaaaatGGACAATGGAATATGTGGAACCTAAAAGAAAGTGCATCACTAAAGAAGGACCCGAATTTGATGA ATGCACTGCTTGGGCTTATCCAACTTCTGCTACTGGACACAAGATTGAAGTAGGAGGTGGTGATTCTGTTCCTCCTACTGAAACTACTGGGGAAGTTGATACTGTCTTAGTTGGTGGTGAAGACAACACTATAGAGATTGACATGGATCTTGATCCTGGCCG atatgtatttttacttcactatttcAACCCCAACCATGTATCATTCTCACCTAATATTATCATCTCTGATGGCGGTCTTACACATGAAGGAACTGCAAATGTTACCTTTTGTCCAAGCGGAGATGGATGCAGAGGCGTTGTTATATCTAACAATGGAGCTGTGGTTATTGATATCACCAACCGACCACAAACAATGACAATTAAAGTGCCAGCAG ATAAAGCTTTCTGGTTGGATTACATTCTTGCCATACCAGAGGAATCTTATAACGCTGATCAACTTGACTTAAAACCAGTTGATCATTCAAGAAAATTCTTTGATGAATGTTATGGAGTGGGAACTGAAGGATTGATTGACTCTGCGACAACTCCAACAGACTTTTGTCGCAAGGCAGTGTTCTCATTAACTATGGACTTCAATGATGGAGCTTTACCATGTGATTGCTCTGGTGCTGGCACAGTTGGCGGTGGAGATGTAGATTGTGAG GACTATGGTGGTCAATGCCCTTGCAAGCCAAATGTGATTGGAAGAAAATGTGACAGGTGTATGATAGGATTCTATGGATTCCCAGATTGCAAACCGTGCGATTGTGATGGTGCATTATGTGATGAG ATCAATGGAAACTGCATCTGTCCACCCAACACTGTTTCCCCATCTTGTGATCAATGCCTTCCTTTTACACATTCCTTCCATCCTCTTGCTGGATGTGTTGCATGCGATTGCCATTCTCAAGGGGTAGAAAATGCAACTGACCTTGGATGTAGCAAGGATGATGGTCAATGCAGATGCAGAGAAAATGTTGAAGGACTAAGATGTGACAAATGTAAAGCAGGATTTTTTGGATTCCCTGATTGTAGCCCTTGCGTTTGTGATACACGTGGAAGCATCTCGGAAACATGCGATCCAGCCAGTGGACAATGTTTATGCAAAGAAAATGTAGAAGGACAACAATGTGATAGATGTAAAATG GGTACTTTCTATCTGAATGAACAAAATCCTCTCGGATGCACAAAATGCTTCTGTTTTGGAGCCACAGTTGAATGTAGCAGCACTCGATACCCCATGGAGGAAATTATTGATATGGAAGGCTGGCGgcttttgaatttgaaaac AGATACACCAGAAATTCAGAGTGATGGTAACACTCTTACCGTGGATATCTATGAAAATGGAGGAGCTAAAGAACCTGCCAGAACCAACTTGTATTGGGCTGCACCAAAAGCATATCTGAATGACCAAATTGGATCCTATGGTGGCGTTTTACACTTCATTACCACTTCAGAACAAGGTGGACGAGGAGACAGCACTGGTACATTTGTTTCGGTCGCCGGAGATCAACCTGCTCCTCTAACTGCTCCAAATCCAACAGTCATTTTGGAG GGCAATGGTATGGTTGTTGGCTGGATAAACAGAAACAAACAGAATGGAGAATCAGTATTCCTCAACTTGACTGAATCAAATTTTGTTCATCAAAGCACTG GAAACCCAGTGAAACGTGAAGAAATGATGATGGTTCTTAGTCCTTTGTCAAAATTGCGTATCCATGCTACTGATGATCCAGATGCAGCCATCGTCAGGCTTTCGGATGTTAGTATGTCAACTACTGATTATGATGCTGAACTCGGATCAGGTCCAACTATACCAACCGTTGAGGAATGCCGCTGCCCCAAAg gATACACTGGAGAGTCTTGCCAATTGTGTGACAGTGGACATTTTAGAGAAAATCGTGGACCTTATTTGGGTTATTGTGCAGAGTGCCATTGTTATGGACATTGTGAAACTTGTGATGAACATGGTGAATTGATTGACAAGAAGGATTGTCTTCATAATACg GCTGgtgaaaattgtgaaaaatgtaAAGATGGATACATTGGAGATGCAACTACTGGAGATCCAGATGCTTGCCAGCCTTGTCCATGTCCATTCCCATCAGAAGATGGAAATTTCGCAGAGTCTTGTGAATATGATGAAG ATGGTGATGTTGTCTGTCACTGCCAGATTGGTTACACAGGAGAAAAGTGCGACCAGTGTGCTCTCGGATATTTTGGAAACCCATCAGTTATCGGTGGAGATTGTAAACAGTGCAATTGCCATGGAAACCTTGATTTTAACTTGGTGATGGAAATTTGCAATCCGATAAGTG GTGAATGCAAAGACTGCTTGTACAATACTGGTGGAAAATACTGTGAAAGATGCGCAGATGGCTTTTTTGGAGATGCCAAAATTGCCAAGAACTGTACCAAATGTCCATGCAATGAATGTGGTACTCTGCAATGTGATCATACATATGGATTCTGTGCTTGCAAGCCTCATGTTATTGGTATCTCATGTAACCGTTGTGAGCCAG gaTATTACAATTTGGATTCCTGCATTGGTTGTCAAGACTGCAGCTGTGGGATTGGTGCTAGAAACAATGAGTGTGATACTGTGACTGGAGCATGTGAATGTGCACCAAATGTTGTCGGACTGAAATGTGACAAATGTGCACCAGGGCACTGGGACTACTCATCCATGGGATGCAAAC CCTGCAATTGTCGAAACAATGGAGATTGTAATCCGGTCAATGGCGAATGCAAATGTCCACCAGGTATCACTGGCCCTCAATGCGACCAATGCAAACTGGAACGTCACATTCTACCACCAGGCGGTCTTCAATGTGAAA GCTGTGACACCTGTACACATGATCTTCTTGACACCATTGAGCCAATGACGGAAAAAGTAGCTAGCGCCAGTCTTAAGTTGTCAAAAGTATCAGTTGGAGTTGCAGCAGCAAAAAGACTTGAAGATTTCGCGGACCGCTCTGAGGATGTCGAA gaTCGTATTTCTGAGACAGAACAACATATGAATGACATTAGTGATGATGCTGATAAGCTTTTGAATGCCGAAATTAATGATTTGAATGATATGATAATGTCTGAAGAGGATGAG GTTGCTGCTATGTGCAATAAAACTGAGGCACTTCAAGAAAGCATTGAAAAGACTAGTGGAAGAATGTTAAGATTAGATGCCAATGCCACTGATATTAATGATGAAATCGGTGGGTTTTCAACAGATTCAAAAGATCTTCTTGAAAAG ATTCCAGACATGTTTATGGAAGAAGGATCAGCTTATGAG CTTGAGGAAGATGCTTCAGGAGACAATGACGAATATCTTCAAAAATTATATGACGCTGAAATGTTGTTAACAAGAATGAAGATGAGAGTATTTAAACCTATGAAGAAGGTCGCTGATGCTGAACTAGCTCAAGCAGAAGAAT TATTTGGACTAGTAAAcatcaacttcactctgccttCCGAGGATTTGGATCAAAGAGTTGGAAACGTTAGTCAAGATCTCGGTGACAAATTGACCAAAATGAAAGAATTAAGAGCTCATTTGAATGATGCTATTAAAACTGTAACAGAAGTAGCAACATTGAATGCCGCCAATAGTAAAGCACTCACAGCAGGCAGAGATGCCATTAACA gAATTACTGTTGAATTTGAAGAAATCAATCAAATAATTGGTGATGCACAGAATGTGTTAAATGGAGGTGGTATTGATGAACCTGGTGTGTTGGACAGCGATGCTTTACTCGAAGCTATTGATCAACTTCAACCTGTTTATGATGCTTATGTTGTGGGATTAGAAGGAATGGAGGAACTTGTCAATATG TCTATTGAAAAAGCTAACATGTTGAAGAATGATGCCGATATGCTTTCACAACTGGTTGAAGAAACAAAGAATGATCCTCGTAATGTTAGAGCAGTCGAAGCTGCAAACAGATATCAGAATATTATCAATGTTATGGAAAATGCACGAGAGGCAGCTGACAAGGCAGATTTG GATGCTACAGAAGCAAGAGACGATGTAGCTGAAAAGAATTTAGGTAAAGCAGCTGATGAAGCAAATGTTGCCAGTGGGAAACTTCTCAATGAAGTACAAGATATTCTCAATACCAAAATTGGTGATCTTCAGAATGATCTTAAT gCTGCCAAGAAGAGTTCTCAGGAAATGGATTCTTTGGCAAAAGATCTCTCTAAAAGAATGGAAGCAGTGAAAGATGGTGCTACTACTTTAGATCATG gtGATATTGAtgccaaaatacaaaaaacaaaagaagATGCAGCAGCAGCTTCAGATATTGCTGATGATGCTTTGAGAGCAGCACAACAATTACAAGACAAGATTGACCAAGCTCCTGATCCAAATATTCCACTTAATCAAGAGCTAACTGATGTTCAAGACATAT TGGCTGATCTACCCGACCAAATTGCTGATATGAACGCACAAGTGGAAGAGCTTAATCGACGTGCTGCTAGAATCGCTTTACTTCCTAAAGATCTTGCATTGGATGAAAAAATAGGTGAAATAAGAAAGAAGATTGAATTGTCAAGAAGCCGTGCTGACAGC GTCAAGGTATCAATGCAATTCAAGCATGTACCTCTTGCTGCTGCAGATGCCAAGCCTGAATATGCACAAGTTCACATCCCACCACAGTCATTTGATCTCAGTGACAACATCAAGATTGAAATGTACGTCAACATCTCAAAATCACCAGACAATTCTCTCTTATACTTAGGAGATGCTTCA ACTGCTTCTGGGGATTACATCGCTTTGGAAACTATTGGAGGCAAAGTACACTATTATTATAAAGTTGGATCTGGTGTTGGTGAAATTATTGGTACACATCCAGCAATCAATGATGAAACGTGGCATCGTATTGTCATAGAAAG AAATGGAAATGATGCATCACTGGAAGTATTTTACCCTAATCCTATAGAAGGGCGTGGAGACTTGTTTAATTCTGGTGCCATAACTAGTAAAGTCCAGACTGGAAAAACAGATGCAGCTGAAATAGAATCGTCTCTACCAAGGGAGACAACGCCATTTGTTGTTGGTGGTTTGCCACCCATGCCG CTACCaggaaaaatacaaaacaatcaaATGACTGGATGTATTGAGGGTGTTAAAGTTAATGATGAAAGTGTTGGACTCTGGAATTTTGTTTCATACAATGGTCCAAAGCCTGGTCAAACCTGTGCTGGAGAAGG acgCAAATCACCACTCAGCGTTTCAACTAGCAATAGATATTGGCGTTTCCGAGGTGTTGACAGTTACATTCGAGCAAGTGAAACACAACTTCGCCAACTAAATTCCTATGCAGATACTACTGGAATCAGCTTTGTTAGCTTCAAATTTTTGACTAAACAACATGATGGCCTGCTTCTTTTCGTCGGACAGAGCGTg GATCAATTCTTTGCTTTGGAAATTAGAGATGGAAAATTGCATTTGTCTTGCAATTTTGGTTGGGATGAACCTAAAGAAGGAGTCAGCACTGACACATACCCAGATGTATCCACCATTGCACAAGCTTTCAACGTGAAGATCGGAATAGTTAATGTTGGCAGAAACGTAAAGATGATTGCTTTGGTCCTCAACACTGA GCTCAGCATAAACATGACTTTCACGGATTGGTCACCAAATATTCAAGGCGATGTCTGGTTTGGCGGAATTCATAGAAATGACATCAAACAAGA attTAGTCAATATGTAAAGAACATCAATACAAACTACCGCGGATGCATCAGAGACTTATCTTTCCATAGAAGatatactttcaatatttacGAAGCTTACGAAAGAATCGGAGTCACCCCTGGATGTGATGGAGAT gACATTCCGCCCATTGACGCCAAAGATGAGGGATTTATTAGCATAGCAGACAATTATCCCAATGTTGAAAATATGGAAGGACTAGCAAGAGAACCTGAACCTACTCCACTGGCAGCAACTGTAGTACCAGATATTGTGCCACCAGATGAG GGTGTGGAGGAACCAGTGGTTGAAACTGAAGAAGTACGACCGCCGCGTACTTTCGATATAGAAGATGCACGTCTCATCTATGTACCTGATGATCCTGATGAAGCGGTTTTAAAATCTGATGGAAAACTTGATGATACGGATACAGGACTGATGGATAAGAATGCAGATGTTAGCAGTAAAGAAATTGGTAATCTCGATGATTCAATGATAAATTCTGAAAAACCAGTTGCCAACGATAAACCAAATGAGAAAGTATCGATAGACATACTTAAAGAAACAGTTGTTGTTGATCCACCACTTGAAGATCCAAAACTGAAAATCAAAGAAGAAAATGTCGAGATTGTTCTGGAAGAAGAAACTGGCATGGGTGATGAAGTAATTGATATCAAAGAAGTTGATATAGAAATGGAAAATTCGAAAGAGGTTGTTGGTGAAACTTTAAAGAACGAAAATGAACAAGTAGGGAGCAACGCTGACATAGAATCGGACGACACTGAAACAGCTGATGAACCTATATCAGTCGAAGATGATGTACCTGGAGAACTAAAAGCAGAGGCTTATGGTGATCCAAAAGAAGaggctcaaaattttgctgAAGATGATGTGGCATCCTCCAGTGTTGTACCAGCCATTCTCATCATTATCGGAGTTATTGTAGGCGTGGTTCTTTTTGCTGCCGTTGTGTCTGCGGTCATGAAAGGGGGCTTGTTTGCAGGTGGGGCCGGCTCGGTTCCAGCAAATCCACCTCCTCCACCAATGGAACAAGCACCTCTAAATGATGTTCAAGCTCAGCGCGTTGCTCAAATGGATTGGTAA